One Picrophilus oshimae DSM 9789 genomic region harbors:
- a CDS encoding SCP2 sterol-binding domain-containing protein: protein MKETLQELVDKANNKIKDDPKYADKLKNVNKTITITFDDKETYHFKVENGHITNPEEGKVPADIEVSVSSENFKKILNKEMNAMDAYLNKKIIIKSSLMDKLLLSDLLK, encoded by the coding sequence ATGAAAGAAACACTTCAGGAATTAGTAGATAAGGCAAATAATAAGATAAAGGATGACCCAAAGTACGCTGATAAGCTTAAAAATGTAAATAAAACAATAACAATAACATTCGATGATAAGGAAACATACCATTTTAAGGTTGAGAACGGCCATATAACAAACCCGGAGGAGGGAAAGGTCCCTGCGGACATTGAGGTAAGTGTCTCATCAGAGAACTTTAAAAAGATATTAAACAAGGAAATGAATGCAATGGATGCATATTTAAATAAAAAGATTATAATAAAATCGTCTCTAATGGATAAGTTATTATTAAGTGATCTATTAAAGTAG
- a CDS encoding ribosome biogenesis/translation initiation ATPase RLI, with product MHIAILDRDRCHPKKCNHECRYYCPPVRSGSKTIEFPDVDAQPVITENLCIGCGICVRRCPFNAIKIVTIPDELNKKILHQYGLDTFRLYSIPMLSKGKVSAILGQNALGKTTTLNILSGIIIPNFGNYNKKPDKDGVIEYFSKSVMGQYFKDLYNGNKKAVLKSQYVDMIPRVVSGTVRDILNETNHGNMDEIVSELAMENYLDHDVRDLSGGELQKLAIARSLMKDGDIYLFDEMTSYLDIGERLRVSNIVKRLSESKIVMIVEHDLAILDKIADEIHLVYGEPGAYGVITQQKSPSKAINSFLEGYLKEENVRIRPYSIEFSVKSSKRTNVSVQASSWESLYKRYKTFELRINPGFINREEIIGILGENALGKTTFVKMLAGVVTPDNGSVNKQVKVAYKPQYISSDYDGTVYEMLSNTLKERLSDPFIINEIMFPLNIEELHEKNVSDLSGGELQRLSIALTLSLDADLYLIDEPSAHLDASYRINVAKIIRRAIENSKKSAIVVDHDIYLIDLISDALIVFKGSPGRSGESFGPMDMRSGMNLFLKDIGVTFRRDEITKRPRINKTDSALDREQKEKGEYYYI from the coding sequence ATGCATATAGCCATTCTTGACCGTGACAGGTGTCATCCTAAAAAATGCAATCATGAGTGTCGTTACTACTGCCCGCCGGTGAGGAGCGGATCAAAGACAATAGAATTTCCAGACGTGGATGCACAGCCTGTTATAACAGAAAACCTGTGCATAGGCTGTGGCATCTGTGTCAGGCGATGCCCATTCAATGCGATAAAGATTGTTACAATACCTGATGAATTAAATAAAAAGATACTTCATCAATACGGCCTTGATACATTCCGGCTTTACTCAATACCGATGCTTTCAAAAGGTAAGGTATCGGCGATACTTGGACAGAACGCCCTGGGGAAAACAACAACATTAAATATACTATCTGGAATAATAATACCAAATTTTGGGAATTACAATAAAAAGCCTGATAAGGACGGTGTTATAGAATACTTTTCAAAAAGTGTTATGGGCCAGTACTTTAAGGATCTTTATAATGGCAATAAAAAGGCTGTCTTGAAAAGCCAGTATGTTGATATGATACCAAGGGTTGTATCCGGCACTGTTCGTGACATACTCAATGAAACAAACCATGGAAACATGGACGAAATCGTTTCAGAGCTGGCAATGGAGAACTATCTTGACCATGATGTTAGGGATCTTTCAGGCGGTGAGCTGCAAAAGCTGGCAATAGCAAGGTCATTAATGAAGGACGGCGATATATATCTCTTTGATGAGATGACGTCATATCTTGACATAGGTGAGAGGCTCAGGGTTTCAAACATAGTAAAAAGGCTATCAGAAAGCAAGATTGTAATGATTGTTGAGCACGATCTTGCAATACTTGATAAGATAGCAGATGAAATACACCTTGTCTATGGTGAGCCAGGTGCCTACGGTGTAATAACGCAGCAGAAATCGCCATCAAAGGCGATAAACTCATTTTTGGAGGGCTATTTAAAGGAAGAAAATGTAAGAATAAGGCCTTACAGTATAGAGTTCTCGGTAAAATCAAGCAAGAGGACAAATGTCTCAGTTCAGGCATCATCATGGGAATCGCTTTATAAAAGATACAAGACCTTTGAGCTAAGAATAAACCCAGGATTCATTAACCGTGAGGAAATTATAGGCATTCTTGGTGAAAACGCACTTGGAAAGACCACGTTTGTTAAGATGCTTGCAGGTGTTGTAACCCCTGATAATGGATCTGTGAATAAACAGGTAAAAGTTGCATACAAACCACAGTACATATCATCTGATTACGATGGCACAGTTTACGAGATGCTTTCAAACACATTAAAGGAGAGGCTTTCGGATCCATTTATAATAAACGAGATCATGTTTCCGTTAAACATAGAGGAGCTTCACGAGAAGAACGTCAGCGATCTTTCAGGCGGCGAGCTGCAAAGGCTTTCCATAGCGTTAACGCTATCACTGGACGCCGATCTTTATCTAATAGACGAGCCCTCCGCGCATCTTGATGCATCTTATAGAATCAACGTTGCAAAGATTATAAGGCGTGCAATAGAAAACAGCAAAAAAAGTGCAATAGTTGTCGATCATGATATATATCTAATCGATCTCATATCAGACGCACTGATCGTTTTTAAGGGCTCCCCTGGAAGGAGCGGCGAGTCATTTGGCCCGATGGACATGAGATCCGGCATGAATTTATTTTTAAAGGACATAGGCGTTACATTTAGAAGGGACGAGATAACCAAGAGGCCAAGAATAAACAAAACGGACAGTGCACTGGACAGGGAGCAGAAGGAAAAGGGTGAATACTATTACATATAA
- a CDS encoding DUF6015 family protein yields MENVFQVNGNMKNQRNYVRMDELSAAISKGLSLQQRKMSKEEAESSAEHIINFFGYGTRVIDNMLEPEDRDAFYTMEDIGILETEREETTLFDGREWRIHYWILNVNRVIELANMDISETIDDDSSKYDIYNDIPEEYWKLEN; encoded by the coding sequence ATGGAAAATGTATTTCAGGTCAATGGTAATATGAAAAACCAGAGGAATTATGTTAGGATGGACGAGCTATCAGCCGCAATAAGCAAGGGTTTGAGCCTTCAGCAGCGGAAGATGAGCAAGGAGGAGGCGGAGTCATCTGCAGAGCATATTATTAATTTTTTTGGTTATGGAACCCGTGTTATTGACAACATGCTTGAGCCCGAGGATCGTGATGCATTTTATACAATGGAGGATATTGGCATTCTTGAAACAGAGCGCGAGGAAACAACACTTTTTGATGGCCGTGAATGGCGCATTCATTACTGGATACTTAATGTAAACCGTGTTATTGAGCTTGCAAACATGGACATTAGTGAAACAATAGATGACGATTCATCAAAGTATGATATTTACAATGATATCCCGGAGGAATACTGGAAACTGGAAAACTAA
- a CDS encoding MFS transporter → MDRSRLSIYSSFVYAISIILVITISVRSSNNMIMTDISLFGRYVLNFSQFQVGLLESVLAFGTFFTTAFINSRAGTHTRRYLFISANIGYTIMLALIHFSSYLTIWPVILISGFSFGLIMPNIITAASLFPDRRTRERVLGIYTISLSISLILGPSIASYILKYFPIGDAFFFFIPFGIASTVLSPFLKFPDEKRSNVSTRVFSNPGFMAAVFGILSYNIIFALLTAFGGIFARSDLHVSLSVANAIFALFFLFSFASRLYMSFRPPSNLWHYLGTAMMITFMGSILIFLSSDLIIYLIAYIILGIPHGVTYPTSIISISRSFDESSRNLANSYFFSVMMSIGIVMPVLGGFIIKYIGFRTLFIYIAPLIIILMALTFITFKRIPNISATSN, encoded by the coding sequence ATGGATAGATCAAGGTTATCTATTTACAGCAGCTTTGTTTATGCAATCTCGATAATACTTGTTATAACCATTTCTGTAAGGTCATCAAACAATATGATAATGACGGATATATCCCTGTTTGGAAGATACGTATTAAATTTCAGCCAGTTTCAGGTTGGACTTCTGGAATCCGTTCTTGCCTTTGGAACGTTTTTCACAACAGCATTTATAAATTCAAGGGCAGGCACGCATACAAGGAGGTATCTATTTATATCAGCAAACATAGGTTACACAATAATGCTTGCCCTGATACATTTTTCAAGCTATTTAACGATATGGCCTGTTATATTAATCTCTGGCTTTTCATTCGGGCTGATAATGCCAAACATAATAACTGCAGCAAGCCTGTTTCCTGACAGGAGAACACGTGAAAGGGTTCTTGGTATTTACACAATATCATTAAGCATTAGTTTAATACTCGGGCCGTCAATAGCATCATATATATTAAAATACTTTCCAATAGGCGATGCATTCTTCTTTTTTATACCGTTTGGCATTGCATCAACGGTTTTATCACCATTTTTAAAGTTCCCCGATGAGAAAAGATCAAATGTTAGCACAAGGGTCTTTTCAAATCCGGGATTCATGGCAGCTGTCTTTGGAATACTATCATATAATATAATATTTGCACTGCTTACTGCTTTTGGCGGTATCTTTGCAAGGTCAGATCTTCACGTTTCGCTTTCAGTTGCAAACGCAATCTTCGCATTATTCTTTTTATTTTCCTTTGCATCAAGGCTGTACATGTCATTTAGGCCACCAAGCAATCTATGGCACTATCTTGGAACAGCCATGATGATAACCTTCATGGGATCAATTCTAATATTCTTAAGCAGTGATCTCATTATTTATTTAATTGCATATATTATACTTGGAATTCCGCACGGTGTTACATATCCTACATCAATAATATCGATAAGCAGGTCATTCGATGAATCATCAAGAAATCTTGCAAACAGCTATTTTTTCTCCGTTATGATGTCGATAGGAATAGTAATGCCTGTGCTTGGTGGATTTATAATAAAGTACATTGGCTTTAGAACATTGTTTATTTACATAGCACCATTGATAATAATCCTGATGGCATTGACCTTTATAACATTTAAAAGAATACCAAATATAAGTGCAACATCAAATTAA
- a CDS encoding MFS transporter yields MNSIDSALENAGNSKFHYRVVFISGLGFFTDAYDLFIIGVVINLLPLSGWHLSIQERAILDSTSLLAAVFGALLYGRLLDFLGRKAVYGSEIIILVIGAIGSAVATPYNNVIALIIWRFLLGFGIGGDYSTSSTIMTEYSNRKSRGRFIGMVFSMQSIGLVAGPLITILFLTSSIPVYITWRALLFIGAIPAMLVIYFRRTMPEPPRYTASVRGDFKRASENLKKFAGIDSEATGRIVSIRWTRLFMDKRFFITLIGTSVTWFLMDWALYGNSIMSNEILSYIVPSYITGIQSIIRTSEYSAMIFGIAAFPGYWAAAFLIDKIGRRLIQILGFSIMGLSYILIALTGIASASYISYFLLVYGLSYFFIEFGPNMTTFVYPPELFPITTRGLGTGISAAGGKIGAFAGTLTDTIILAFYNVNYLMIILAFLSFAGAVITFALLPETKRKPLSETSGERRYSIAK; encoded by the coding sequence ATGAATAGTATTGATTCAGCTCTTGAAAATGCCGGGAATTCAAAGTTCCATTACAGGGTTGTTTTCATATCAGGTCTCGGTTTCTTTACGGATGCCTATGACCTTTTCATCATTGGTGTTGTTATAAATTTGCTGCCGCTGTCTGGATGGCATTTAAGCATACAGGAAAGGGCAATACTGGACTCAACGTCCCTGCTTGCAGCTGTTTTTGGTGCCCTGCTTTACGGCAGGCTCCTTGATTTTCTTGGAAGGAAGGCTGTTTACGGCAGCGAGATTATAATTCTTGTCATAGGAGCCATTGGTAGCGCCGTTGCAACGCCATATAATAATGTAATTGCACTGATAATATGGAGATTCCTACTTGGCTTTGGCATAGGCGGCGACTATTCGACAAGCTCGACAATAATGACGGAGTACTCAAACAGAAAATCCAGGGGAAGATTCATAGGCATGGTTTTTTCAATGCAGAGTATAGGTCTTGTTGCGGGCCCATTGATAACGATATTATTTTTAACATCAAGCATACCTGTTTATATTACATGGAGGGCACTGCTTTTCATAGGTGCAATACCGGCAATGCTTGTTATATACTTTAGAAGGACAATGCCTGAGCCACCAAGGTACACCGCAAGCGTCCGTGGTGATTTTAAAAGGGCATCTGAAAATCTTAAAAAGTTCGCCGGCATAGATTCAGAGGCAACAGGCAGAATTGTATCAATAAGATGGACACGGCTTTTCATGGATAAAAGGTTTTTTATAACGTTGATTGGAACCAGTGTTACATGGTTCCTTATGGACTGGGCCTTGTATGGAAATTCAATAATGTCAAATGAAATATTATCATATATTGTTCCTTCGTATATCACAGGTATACAAAGCATAATAAGAACTTCAGAGTACTCAGCAATGATCTTCGGTATTGCTGCCTTTCCCGGATACTGGGCTGCTGCATTTTTAATAGATAAAATTGGCAGAAGGTTAATACAGATACTTGGGTTTTCCATTATGGGGCTGTCATATATATTAATAGCGCTAACAGGCATAGCCTCTGCATCTTACATATCATATTTTCTTCTGGTCTATGGATTAAGCTACTTCTTCATAGAGTTTGGGCCGAACATGACAACCTTTGTTTATCCACCGGAGCTGTTTCCAATAACAACAAGGGGTCTTGGAACGGGAATATCAGCTGCAGGCGGTAAGATAGGGGCCTTTGCTGGAACATTAACCGATACCATAATACTGGCATTTTACAATGTAAATTATTTAATGATTATACTTGCATTCCTTTCATTTGCGGGTGCTGTAATAACCTTTGCACTGCTTCCTGAAACAAAGAGAAAACCGCTTAGCGAGACCTCTGGTGAGAGAAGATATTCAATTGCAAAATAG
- a CDS encoding transcriptional regulator: MDYRHDLIIKLYDALIKNGFNVSEPDLYGLVTFDLICRRNDEKYIIKVLYNIDTFSRLSISSLMAMASVTKSSIIVIGEKSGSGRLEDGILYYRHHIPIMSFKTFIDYINGESPYIYSAPGGYYVSIDGDKMRRIRELKGYSVGYLSSKLGISRRSISLYESGSSATIDIYLKLEETLGEDLTKDIDIRNEKYDYNIKDDIKDVFIRETFQMLSALGYSYEYIKKSPFDGFSYDPETMFMLGIFNNYMENERIISIKKISQVLNNIPLIIQKEYTEKENIYGCPVVSISELRSMGSMSAFKKLIEKRYSYD; the protein is encoded by the coding sequence GTGGATTACAGGCATGATTTGATCATAAAGCTTTACGATGCGCTCATAAAGAATGGTTTTAATGTATCAGAGCCTGATTTATACGGCCTTGTTACCTTTGATCTAATATGCAGGCGTAATGATGAAAAGTACATAATAAAGGTTTTATATAATATAGACACGTTCAGCAGGCTTAGCATATCATCTTTAATGGCCATGGCCAGCGTTACAAAATCAAGCATAATAGTAATAGGTGAAAAGAGCGGTAGCGGGAGGCTTGAGGATGGAATACTATATTACAGGCATCATATACCAATAATGTCATTTAAAACGTTTATTGATTACATAAACGGTGAGAGCCCATATATATATTCTGCGCCAGGTGGATACTATGTATCCATAGACGGGGATAAGATGAGAAGGATAAGGGAGTTAAAGGGTTACTCTGTTGGATATTTATCATCAAAGCTTGGCATATCAAGGAGATCAATATCACTTTACGAATCAGGAAGCTCTGCAACCATAGACATCTATTTAAAGCTTGAGGAAACACTTGGCGAGGATCTGACAAAGGACATAGATATAAGAAACGAAAAATATGATTATAATATAAAGGACGATATAAAGGATGTTTTTATAAGGGAAACGTTCCAGATGCTTTCAGCACTTGGCTATTCCTATGAATACATAAAGAAATCCCCATTTGATGGATTTTCATATGATCCTGAAACCATGTTCATGCTTGGTATATTTAATAATTACATGGAAAATGAGAGGATAATCTCAATAAAAAAGATCAGCCAGGTTTTAAATAACATACCATTGATTATACAAAAGGAGTATACTGAAAAGGAGAATATCTATGGATGCCCTGTTGTCTCAATATCTGAGTTAAGGAGCATGGGCAGCATGTCCGCATTTAAAAAATTAATAGAGAAGAGATACAGTTACGATTAA
- a CDS encoding DNA polymerase II large subunit has protein sequence MIDHSLFDYNERLRKETYECYEIAKKARAMGLDVSDEVEIPIANDMAERVEELIHISGIAGEIRELSKSMSREELSLHISKKVASLLKDNRVEALDKAVRVGLAILTEGILVAPLEGIKDVKINKNDDGTEYVSIVYSGPIRSAGGTAQALSVLIADIVRRELNIGSFSPTDDEIERYIEEVEAYNRLKHLQYMPTPDEIRLVLKNSPVMIDGEGSEEEEVSGHRDMKRITTNRIRGGMCLVLCEGLIQKAKKVLKYTNVMHLNEWNILENIGKNKSDEKTENKSEKYLKDIIAGRPVFGYPNRPGGFRLRYGRSRISGLAAASINPVTMKVLNDFIAIGSQIKVELPGKAAAITPCDSINGPMVLTRSGDHIKVKSIEQAEKIKNDIERITDLGEILIAYGDFLENNRNLDLSPFTREWWEYYLNDELSIYKSRDPDQFDAVNISRKYKIPMFPGYDYFWHDITMEELNLLINAIANGIINDDSMMLDASVSEILIKLGIEFKKHNNKLILHEYYPLIVSCGFDLINEKIVKVSDERKNDVLGTVNALSGIEIKPRAPVRVGARLGRPEKAGDRKMKPKVHGLFPLMNYGGSTRSIINAARSGSIMDIELGARICRVCGTETPFVRCPKCGMPTEDSDSEKKFKIDISKALDDAALRVSTDIGTIKELKGVKKLMSRRSVIEPLEKAILRAKHGISINKDGTCRYDMSDIPITHFKYNEISLTRQRLMELGYSDSDINEIYPQDIIIPRDAASYLLNVSKFIDDLLVNYYGLGPYYMCNSEDDLIGHLVIGLAPHTSGGIVGRIIGFSDVNGCYAHPFFHAAKRRNCDGDEDSIMLLLDGLLNFSKKYLPSTTGGLMDAPLVLTLILDPEEIDKEALNVDTLQRYPLDFYIATEKNAPPASIENMMKTMKVLIRDGRYTGISYSFDTGDISSGTRLSAYKTIGSMEEKIEKQLGLARILRSVDENDVAARVLSSHFLPDIYGNFRSFFTQEFRCTKCNAKYRRVPLSGRCLRCGSSNIILTIHHGSIVKYLNETKKVMNEYKLPDYLVFRINRLLEQIESTFDIENGNDTTLDALIENE, from the coding sequence ATGATAGATCACTCCCTTTTTGATTACAATGAAAGATTAAGAAAGGAAACATATGAATGCTATGAAATAGCAAAAAAGGCAAGGGCCATGGGCCTTGATGTCTCAGATGAGGTTGAGATACCCATTGCAAATGACATGGCCGAACGCGTTGAGGAATTAATACATATAAGCGGCATTGCAGGTGAGATTAGAGAGCTTTCAAAATCCATGTCCAGGGAGGAATTATCTCTTCATATATCAAAAAAGGTTGCATCACTTTTAAAGGATAACAGGGTTGAGGCACTTGACAAGGCTGTCCGTGTTGGTCTTGCGATTTTAACAGAGGGCATACTTGTGGCCCCACTTGAGGGCATAAAGGATGTAAAGATAAATAAAAATGATGACGGGACAGAATACGTTTCAATTGTTTATTCAGGACCGATAAGAAGTGCCGGCGGCACGGCGCAGGCATTAAGCGTGCTTATCGCAGATATAGTTAGAAGGGAATTAAACATAGGATCATTTTCGCCCACAGATGATGAGATTGAGAGATACATAGAGGAAGTAGAGGCATACAATAGATTAAAGCATCTGCAATACATGCCAACACCTGATGAGATAAGACTTGTTTTAAAGAATTCTCCTGTAATGATAGATGGCGAGGGCAGCGAGGAAGAAGAGGTATCAGGCCACAGGGATATGAAGAGGATAACAACGAACAGGATAAGGGGTGGCATGTGCCTTGTACTCTGCGAGGGTTTAATACAGAAGGCAAAAAAGGTGCTAAAATACACAAATGTAATGCATCTAAATGAATGGAATATCCTTGAGAACATAGGAAAGAATAAAAGCGATGAGAAAACAGAGAACAAGTCCGAGAAATACTTAAAGGATATTATAGCCGGCAGGCCCGTCTTCGGTTACCCGAACAGGCCAGGTGGCTTCAGATTAAGATATGGCCGTTCAAGGATTTCAGGACTTGCAGCTGCTTCGATAAATCCTGTTACCATGAAGGTTCTAAACGATTTTATTGCCATAGGGTCCCAGATAAAGGTTGAGCTGCCAGGAAAGGCCGCGGCTATAACACCATGCGATTCAATAAATGGCCCGATGGTCTTAACAAGATCCGGGGATCATATAAAGGTAAAAAGCATTGAGCAGGCGGAGAAGATAAAAAACGATATAGAAAGAATAACAGATCTTGGCGAGATATTAATTGCATACGGAGACTTTCTTGAAAACAATAGAAACCTCGATTTATCTCCGTTTACAAGGGAGTGGTGGGAGTACTATTTAAATGATGAGCTGTCAATTTATAAAAGCAGGGATCCGGACCAGTTCGATGCGGTTAATATATCAAGGAAATATAAGATACCAATGTTTCCAGGATACGATTACTTCTGGCATGATATCACAATGGAGGAGCTTAATTTATTAATAAATGCAATAGCAAATGGAATTATAAATGATGATTCCATGATGCTTGATGCCTCAGTCTCCGAGATATTAATAAAGCTCGGCATTGAATTTAAAAAGCATAATAATAAATTAATTCTGCATGAGTACTATCCATTAATTGTATCCTGCGGCTTTGATTTAATCAATGAAAAAATTGTAAAGGTAAGTGATGAAAGGAAAAACGACGTTTTAGGCACAGTTAATGCCCTTTCAGGCATTGAGATAAAGCCAAGGGCTCCGGTGCGTGTTGGTGCCAGGCTTGGAAGGCCGGAAAAGGCCGGAGATAGAAAGATGAAGCCAAAGGTTCATGGACTGTTTCCATTAATGAACTATGGCGGTTCGACAAGATCAATAATAAACGCCGCAAGATCCGGCTCAATCATGGATATCGAGCTCGGTGCAAGGATATGCAGGGTATGCGGCACCGAGACCCCATTCGTAAGATGCCCGAAATGTGGCATGCCAACAGAGGATTCTGATTCAGAGAAAAAATTTAAGATAGACATATCAAAGGCTCTTGATGATGCAGCCTTAAGGGTTTCCACGGACATTGGCACCATAAAGGAATTAAAGGGCGTTAAAAAGTTAATGTCAAGGAGATCAGTAATTGAACCACTGGAAAAGGCCATATTAAGGGCAAAGCACGGCATATCAATAAATAAGGATGGAACATGCCGCTATGATATGTCAGATATACCTATAACACATTTCAAATACAATGAGATATCATTAACAAGGCAAAGGCTCATGGAGCTTGGATACAGTGATTCTGATATAAATGAGATATATCCACAGGATATAATCATACCAAGGGACGCTGCCTCATACCTTTTAAATGTTTCAAAGTTTATCGACGATCTGCTTGTCAATTATTATGGCCTTGGACCTTATTACATGTGCAACAGCGAGGATGACCTCATAGGCCATCTTGTAATAGGGCTTGCGCCTCACACATCTGGAGGTATAGTTGGCAGAATCATAGGATTTTCGGATGTTAATGGTTGCTATGCACATCCATTCTTCCATGCTGCAAAGAGAAGGAACTGCGATGGTGATGAGGATAGCATAATGCTGCTTTTGGATGGATTATTAAACTTTTCAAAGAAGTACCTGCCATCAACAACAGGCGGCCTTATGGATGCACCGCTGGTTCTAACGCTCATACTTGATCCAGAGGAGATCGATAAGGAGGCACTAAACGTTGACACACTGCAAAGGTATCCTCTCGATTTTTATATTGCCACTGAGAAGAATGCACCTCCGGCAAGCATAGAAAACATGATGAAGACCATGAAAGTTTTGATAAGGGATGGAAGGTACACAGGGATTTCATATTCCTTTGATACAGGTGATATATCATCCGGTACCAGGCTTTCAGCATATAAAACAATAGGCTCAATGGAGGAAAAGATAGAAAAGCAGCTGGGCCTTGCAAGGATATTAAGATCTGTTGATGAAAACGATGTTGCAGCCCGTGTGCTATCATCACATTTCCTTCCTGATATATATGGAAATTTCAGAAGCTTCTTTACCCAGGAATTTAGATGCACAAAATGCAATGCCAAGTACCGCAGGGTTCCCCTCTCAGGAAGATGCCTGAGATGTGGTTCATCGAATATAATATTAACAATACATCACGGCAGCATAGTAAAGTACCTTAATGAAACAAAGAAGGTAATGAACGAATATAAATTGCCTGATTACCTGGTTTTTAGAATAAACAGGTTATTGGAGCAGATAGAGAGCACATTTGACATTGAAAATGGCAATGACACTACCCTTGATGCATTAATTGAAAATGAATAG